The following are from one region of the Siniperca chuatsi isolate FFG_IHB_CAS linkage group LG21, ASM2008510v1, whole genome shotgun sequence genome:
- the pbx4 gene encoding pre-B-cell leukemia transcription factor 4 isoform X5: MDDQTRMMTGLTGLGGLSQADVGDPDSVRKQQSLGQPQQDIGDILQQIMAITDESLDEAQARKHALNCHRMKPALFSVLCEIKEKTVLSIRGVQEEDPPDPQIMRLDNMLLAEGVSGPEKGGGSAAAAAAAAAAGGSPTDSSIEHSDYRAKLAQIRQIYHSELEKYEQACSEFTNHVMNLLREQSRTRPISPKEIERMVAIIHRKFSSIQMQLKQSTCEAVMILRSRFLDARRKRRNFNKQATEVLNEYFYSHLSNPYPSEEAKEELAKKCGITVSQVSNWFGNKRIRYKKNIGKFQEEANLYAVKTAVDAANVSAQASQANSPATPNSGGYPAPCYTPDGRL, from the exons ATGGACGACCAGACCAGGATGATGACGGGTCTCACCGGACTCGGTGGACTATCACAAGCCGATGTCGGTGACCCGGACTCGGTTAGGAAACAGCAGTCCCTCGGTCAACCTCAACAAGACATAGGGGATATCCTACAGCAAATAATGGCCATCACCGACGAAAGCCTGGACGAAGCACAGGCCAG GAAGCATGCCCTGAACTGTCACAGAATGAAGCCAGCCCTCTTCAGTGTTCTCTGTGAGATCAAAGAGAAGACGG TACTGAGTATACGAGGTGTGCAGGAGGAGGACCCCCCAGATCCCCAGATCATGCGGTTGGACAACATGTTGTTAGCAGAGGGTGTGTCAGGACCAGAGAAGGGTGGAGGATCGGCTGCAgcggctgcagctgcagcagcagcagggggcTCACCAACGGACAGCAGCATCGAACACTCTGACTACAGAGCCAAGCTTGCCCAGATCCGTCAGATCTATCACTCTGAGCTGGAGAAGTACGAGCAG GCCTGCAGTGAGTTCACCAACCATGTAATGAACCTGCTGAGAGAGCAGTCTCGCACACGGCCCATCTCTCCCAAGGAGATTGAGCGCATGGTGGCCATCATCCACCGCAAGTTCAGCTCCATTCAGATGCAGCTCAAACAGAGCACCTGCGAGGCCGTCATGATTCTGCGCTCACGCTTCCTTGACGCCAG acGTAAGAGGCGCAACTTCAACAAGCAAGCTACAGAGGTGCTGAATGAGTACTTCTACTCCCACCTGTCTAACCCTTACCCTAGTGAGGAAGCCAAGGAGGAACTGGCCAAAAAGTGTGGGATCACTGTGTCTCAG GTCTCTAATTGGTTTGGCAACAAGAGAATACGCTATAAGAAGAACATTGGTAAGTTCCAGGAGGAAGCGAACCTCTACGCAGTTAAAACAGCGGTGGATGCTGCCAATGTGTCTGCGCAGGCTAGCCAGGCTAACTCTCCGGCAACGCCCAACTCAG GTGGATACCCTGCACCGTGTTACACACCTGACGGGCGGCTATGA
- the pbx4 gene encoding pre-B-cell leukemia transcription factor 4 isoform X3, translating into MDDQTRMMTGLTGLGGLSQADVGDPDSVRKQQSLGQPQQDIGDILQQIMAITDESLDEAQARKHALNCHRMKPALFSVLCEIKEKTVLSIRGVQEEDPPDPQIMRLDNMLLAEGVSGPEKGGGSAAAAAAAAAAGGSPTDSSIEHSDYRAKLAQIRQIYHSELEKYEQACSEFTNHVMNLLREQSRTRPISPKEIERMVAIIHRKFSSIQMQLKQSTCEAVMILRSRFLDARRKRRNFNKQATEVLNEYFYSHLSNPYPSEEAKEELAKKCGITVSQVSNWFGNKRIRYKKNIGKFQEEANLYAVKTAVDAANVSAQASQANSPATPNSGSPGSYSLSHTGDAYLSLHSLNGEGLNIAPSLQPQVDTLHRVTHLTGGYEELSGSGLYTPNRLDANSWQDTTNPPSVTSPPGPPGSVHSDTSN; encoded by the exons ATGGACGACCAGACCAGGATGATGACGGGTCTCACCGGACTCGGTGGACTATCACAAGCCGATGTCGGTGACCCGGACTCGGTTAGGAAACAGCAGTCCCTCGGTCAACCTCAACAAGACATAGGGGATATCCTACAGCAAATAATGGCCATCACCGACGAAAGCCTGGACGAAGCACAGGCCAG GAAGCATGCCCTGAACTGTCACAGAATGAAGCCAGCCCTCTTCAGTGTTCTCTGTGAGATCAAAGAGAAGACGG TACTGAGTATACGAGGTGTGCAGGAGGAGGACCCCCCAGATCCCCAGATCATGCGGTTGGACAACATGTTGTTAGCAGAGGGTGTGTCAGGACCAGAGAAGGGTGGAGGATCGGCTGCAgcggctgcagctgcagcagcagcagggggcTCACCAACGGACAGCAGCATCGAACACTCTGACTACAGAGCCAAGCTTGCCCAGATCCGTCAGATCTATCACTCTGAGCTGGAGAAGTACGAGCAG GCCTGCAGTGAGTTCACCAACCATGTAATGAACCTGCTGAGAGAGCAGTCTCGCACACGGCCCATCTCTCCCAAGGAGATTGAGCGCATGGTGGCCATCATCCACCGCAAGTTCAGCTCCATTCAGATGCAGCTCAAACAGAGCACCTGCGAGGCCGTCATGATTCTGCGCTCACGCTTCCTTGACGCCAG acGTAAGAGGCGCAACTTCAACAAGCAAGCTACAGAGGTGCTGAATGAGTACTTCTACTCCCACCTGTCTAACCCTTACCCTAGTGAGGAAGCCAAGGAGGAACTGGCCAAAAAGTGTGGGATCACTGTGTCTCAG GTCTCTAATTGGTTTGGCAACAAGAGAATACGCTATAAGAAGAACATTGGTAAGTTCCAGGAGGAAGCGAACCTCTACGCAGTTAAAACAGCGGTGGATGCTGCCAATGTGTCTGCGCAGGCTAGCCAGGCTAACTCTCCGGCAACGCCCAACTCAG GGTCACCGGGGTCATACAGTTTGTCTCACACAGGCGACGCCTACCTCAGTCTGCATTCACTCAACGGGGAGGGTCTCAACATCGCCCCCTCTCTACAGCCGCAG GTGGATACCCTGCACCGTGTTACACACCTGACGGGCGGCTATGAGGAGCTGTCGGGTAGTGGCCTCTACACCCCTAATCGCCTGGAT GCTAACAGCTGGCAGGACACCACCAACCCCCCCTCGGTCACCTCCCCTCCTGGTCCTCCTGGCAGCGTCCACTCCGACACCTCCAACTGA
- the pbx4 gene encoding pre-B-cell leukemia transcription factor 4 isoform X4 yields MDDQTRMMTGLTGLGGLSQADVGDPDSVRKQQSLGQPQQDIGDILQQIMAITDESLDEAQARCWPEESPAHWGGSDDPTEGGRAGGGMAGGGLPLNFQHRKHALNCHRMKPALFSVLCEIKEKTVLSIRGVQEEDPPDPQIMRLDNMLLAEGVSGPEKGGGSAAAAAAAAAAGGSPTDSSIEHSDYRAKLAQIRQIYHSELEKYEQACSEFTNHVMNLLREQSRTRPISPKEIERMVAIIHRKFSSIQMQLKQSTCEAVMILRSRFLDARRKRRNFNKQATEVLNEYFYSHLSNPYPSEEAKEELAKKCGITVSQVSNWFGNKRIRYKKNIGKFQEEANLYAVKTAVDAANVSAQASQANSPATPNSGGYPAPCYTPDGRL; encoded by the exons ATGGACGACCAGACCAGGATGATGACGGGTCTCACCGGACTCGGTGGACTATCACAAGCCGATGTCGGTGACCCGGACTCGGTTAGGAAACAGCAGTCCCTCGGTCAACCTCAACAAGACATAGGGGATATCCTACAGCAAATAATGGCCATCACCGACGAAAGCCTGGACGAAGCACAGGCCAG ATGCTGGCCAGAGGAATCGCCGGCGCATTGGGGTGGATCAGACGACcccacagagggagggagagcagggGGGGGCATGGCAGGGGGTGGCCTGCCACTCAACTTCCAGCACAG GAAGCATGCCCTGAACTGTCACAGAATGAAGCCAGCCCTCTTCAGTGTTCTCTGTGAGATCAAAGAGAAGACGG TACTGAGTATACGAGGTGTGCAGGAGGAGGACCCCCCAGATCCCCAGATCATGCGGTTGGACAACATGTTGTTAGCAGAGGGTGTGTCAGGACCAGAGAAGGGTGGAGGATCGGCTGCAgcggctgcagctgcagcagcagcagggggcTCACCAACGGACAGCAGCATCGAACACTCTGACTACAGAGCCAAGCTTGCCCAGATCCGTCAGATCTATCACTCTGAGCTGGAGAAGTACGAGCAG GCCTGCAGTGAGTTCACCAACCATGTAATGAACCTGCTGAGAGAGCAGTCTCGCACACGGCCCATCTCTCCCAAGGAGATTGAGCGCATGGTGGCCATCATCCACCGCAAGTTCAGCTCCATTCAGATGCAGCTCAAACAGAGCACCTGCGAGGCCGTCATGATTCTGCGCTCACGCTTCCTTGACGCCAG acGTAAGAGGCGCAACTTCAACAAGCAAGCTACAGAGGTGCTGAATGAGTACTTCTACTCCCACCTGTCTAACCCTTACCCTAGTGAGGAAGCCAAGGAGGAACTGGCCAAAAAGTGTGGGATCACTGTGTCTCAG GTCTCTAATTGGTTTGGCAACAAGAGAATACGCTATAAGAAGAACATTGGTAAGTTCCAGGAGGAAGCGAACCTCTACGCAGTTAAAACAGCGGTGGATGCTGCCAATGTGTCTGCGCAGGCTAGCCAGGCTAACTCTCCGGCAACGCCCAACTCAG GTGGATACCCTGCACCGTGTTACACACCTGACGGGCGGCTATGA
- the pbx4 gene encoding pre-B-cell leukemia transcription factor 4 isoform X2: MDDQTRMMTGLTGLGGLSQADVGDPDSVRKQQSLGQPQQDIGDILQQIMAITDESLDEAQARCWPEESPAHWGGSDDPTEGGRAGGGMAGGGLPLNFQHRKHALNCHRMKPALFSVLCEIKEKTVLSIRGVQEEDPPDPQIMRLDNMLLAEGVSGPEKGGGSAAAAAAAAAAGGSPTDSSIEHSDYRAKLAQIRQIYHSELEKYEQACSEFTNHVMNLLREQSRTRPISPKEIERMVAIIHRKFSSIQMQLKQSTCEAVMILRSRFLDARRKRRNFNKQATEVLNEYFYSHLSNPYPSEEAKEELAKKCGITVSQVSNWFGNKRIRYKKNIGKFQEEANLYAVKTAVDAANVSAQASQANSPATPNSGDAYLSLHSLNGEGLNIAPSLQPQVDTLHRVTHLTGGYEELSGSGLYTPNRLDANSWQDTTNPPSVTSPPGPPGSVHSDTSN, encoded by the exons ATGGACGACCAGACCAGGATGATGACGGGTCTCACCGGACTCGGTGGACTATCACAAGCCGATGTCGGTGACCCGGACTCGGTTAGGAAACAGCAGTCCCTCGGTCAACCTCAACAAGACATAGGGGATATCCTACAGCAAATAATGGCCATCACCGACGAAAGCCTGGACGAAGCACAGGCCAG ATGCTGGCCAGAGGAATCGCCGGCGCATTGGGGTGGATCAGACGACcccacagagggagggagagcagggGGGGGCATGGCAGGGGGTGGCCTGCCACTCAACTTCCAGCACAG GAAGCATGCCCTGAACTGTCACAGAATGAAGCCAGCCCTCTTCAGTGTTCTCTGTGAGATCAAAGAGAAGACGG TACTGAGTATACGAGGTGTGCAGGAGGAGGACCCCCCAGATCCCCAGATCATGCGGTTGGACAACATGTTGTTAGCAGAGGGTGTGTCAGGACCAGAGAAGGGTGGAGGATCGGCTGCAgcggctgcagctgcagcagcagcagggggcTCACCAACGGACAGCAGCATCGAACACTCTGACTACAGAGCCAAGCTTGCCCAGATCCGTCAGATCTATCACTCTGAGCTGGAGAAGTACGAGCAG GCCTGCAGTGAGTTCACCAACCATGTAATGAACCTGCTGAGAGAGCAGTCTCGCACACGGCCCATCTCTCCCAAGGAGATTGAGCGCATGGTGGCCATCATCCACCGCAAGTTCAGCTCCATTCAGATGCAGCTCAAACAGAGCACCTGCGAGGCCGTCATGATTCTGCGCTCACGCTTCCTTGACGCCAG acGTAAGAGGCGCAACTTCAACAAGCAAGCTACAGAGGTGCTGAATGAGTACTTCTACTCCCACCTGTCTAACCCTTACCCTAGTGAGGAAGCCAAGGAGGAACTGGCCAAAAAGTGTGGGATCACTGTGTCTCAG GTCTCTAATTGGTTTGGCAACAAGAGAATACGCTATAAGAAGAACATTGGTAAGTTCCAGGAGGAAGCGAACCTCTACGCAGTTAAAACAGCGGTGGATGCTGCCAATGTGTCTGCGCAGGCTAGCCAGGCTAACTCTCCGGCAACGCCCAACTCAG GCGACGCCTACCTCAGTCTGCATTCACTCAACGGGGAGGGTCTCAACATCGCCCCCTCTCTACAGCCGCAG GTGGATACCCTGCACCGTGTTACACACCTGACGGGCGGCTATGAGGAGCTGTCGGGTAGTGGCCTCTACACCCCTAATCGCCTGGAT GCTAACAGCTGGCAGGACACCACCAACCCCCCCTCGGTCACCTCCCCTCCTGGTCCTCCTGGCAGCGTCCACTCCGACACCTCCAACTGA
- the pbx4 gene encoding pre-B-cell leukemia transcription factor 4 isoform X1 yields MDDQTRMMTGLTGLGGLSQADVGDPDSVRKQQSLGQPQQDIGDILQQIMAITDESLDEAQARCWPEESPAHWGGSDDPTEGGRAGGGMAGGGLPLNFQHRKHALNCHRMKPALFSVLCEIKEKTVLSIRGVQEEDPPDPQIMRLDNMLLAEGVSGPEKGGGSAAAAAAAAAAGGSPTDSSIEHSDYRAKLAQIRQIYHSELEKYEQACSEFTNHVMNLLREQSRTRPISPKEIERMVAIIHRKFSSIQMQLKQSTCEAVMILRSRFLDARRKRRNFNKQATEVLNEYFYSHLSNPYPSEEAKEELAKKCGITVSQVSNWFGNKRIRYKKNIGKFQEEANLYAVKTAVDAANVSAQASQANSPATPNSGSPGSYSLSHTGDAYLSLHSLNGEGLNIAPSLQPQVDTLHRVTHLTGGYEELSGSGLYTPNRLDANSWQDTTNPPSVTSPPGPPGSVHSDTSN; encoded by the exons ATGGACGACCAGACCAGGATGATGACGGGTCTCACCGGACTCGGTGGACTATCACAAGCCGATGTCGGTGACCCGGACTCGGTTAGGAAACAGCAGTCCCTCGGTCAACCTCAACAAGACATAGGGGATATCCTACAGCAAATAATGGCCATCACCGACGAAAGCCTGGACGAAGCACAGGCCAG ATGCTGGCCAGAGGAATCGCCGGCGCATTGGGGTGGATCAGACGACcccacagagggagggagagcagggGGGGGCATGGCAGGGGGTGGCCTGCCACTCAACTTCCAGCACAG GAAGCATGCCCTGAACTGTCACAGAATGAAGCCAGCCCTCTTCAGTGTTCTCTGTGAGATCAAAGAGAAGACGG TACTGAGTATACGAGGTGTGCAGGAGGAGGACCCCCCAGATCCCCAGATCATGCGGTTGGACAACATGTTGTTAGCAGAGGGTGTGTCAGGACCAGAGAAGGGTGGAGGATCGGCTGCAgcggctgcagctgcagcagcagcagggggcTCACCAACGGACAGCAGCATCGAACACTCTGACTACAGAGCCAAGCTTGCCCAGATCCGTCAGATCTATCACTCTGAGCTGGAGAAGTACGAGCAG GCCTGCAGTGAGTTCACCAACCATGTAATGAACCTGCTGAGAGAGCAGTCTCGCACACGGCCCATCTCTCCCAAGGAGATTGAGCGCATGGTGGCCATCATCCACCGCAAGTTCAGCTCCATTCAGATGCAGCTCAAACAGAGCACCTGCGAGGCCGTCATGATTCTGCGCTCACGCTTCCTTGACGCCAG acGTAAGAGGCGCAACTTCAACAAGCAAGCTACAGAGGTGCTGAATGAGTACTTCTACTCCCACCTGTCTAACCCTTACCCTAGTGAGGAAGCCAAGGAGGAACTGGCCAAAAAGTGTGGGATCACTGTGTCTCAG GTCTCTAATTGGTTTGGCAACAAGAGAATACGCTATAAGAAGAACATTGGTAAGTTCCAGGAGGAAGCGAACCTCTACGCAGTTAAAACAGCGGTGGATGCTGCCAATGTGTCTGCGCAGGCTAGCCAGGCTAACTCTCCGGCAACGCCCAACTCAG GGTCACCGGGGTCATACAGTTTGTCTCACACAGGCGACGCCTACCTCAGTCTGCATTCACTCAACGGGGAGGGTCTCAACATCGCCCCCTCTCTACAGCCGCAG GTGGATACCCTGCACCGTGTTACACACCTGACGGGCGGCTATGAGGAGCTGTCGGGTAGTGGCCTCTACACCCCTAATCGCCTGGAT GCTAACAGCTGGCAGGACACCACCAACCCCCCCTCGGTCACCTCCCCTCCTGGTCCTCCTGGCAGCGTCCACTCCGACACCTCCAACTGA